TCACTATAAGGATAAGAATGTTTTTCACAATCCTCCTTGCTAAGGATGGAAATGTGACTGTTATTAACCAAGGAtgggaaacaaaagaaaatacaaaaaaagcaagCAATTTAATTCAAACCAGGAGGAgtcaaacaaaatgaaaataaataaagtgataaaaatgataaaagtaaccaattatatttcataaaaaaaggcaaaattaatGTACAAGCATGCAAACAtaaatgcattcataaatttgTTGATGCTGATTTAAAGCATGTATGAAATACTCAAGttctttttataagaatttacaaCTTTggttagttaattaaaattattattgaagttaACGTAAgttgttttatcattaaaatagtacAATAAAACTGTACAAGATGATTTAAGATATCTAATTGTGTGATCTGATTTAAGATGATACAAGATatctaataatatgaaaaatgcatCTGTGTTTATCTTTTGATGTAAACATGTtttgtaaatatgatttaaaatcaaataaaaataagaaaaaataaaattttaaacacagaatatttatataaaagaaaggagcaaaaaatcaaacacaaaaataaacattGGTAAGTGCatcataatattaaacaaaacttgaaaAACTTAATAACCATTTATTAGAAAActactacatatcaaattttacaaagcaaacaaaaatatttcctaaattttgaagttttcaaagCACATAATTGAgatcatttttacagaaaaattcaaaataaaaaatacaatgctATCATTGTAAAGTGTTTTGATATATTAACTGCTTTATGCATCAAAGGTTCAAGAAAGACAGAAAGGgtgagaaaagaaaaagattcgaTTCACatgaatttcatttccatattacTTACTCATTGTGTTAAGCTATCCACATTTAGAGAAATCAGAaagtttattaagaaataaacagcaaaaaaataCTATCTACCAAGCTAacactacaaaataaaatttcatcattcagAAATATGATTAACTTAAGTACCTTAATACATGTAAGGTACAAACCTGCATTTCAGCAGATATCTCACATTTTTATCAGTAGAAGCAACATATGCTGAGTATTATAGTAGTTGCACTGCCTGCACATAAGGGGAAAAAGACAAGAATCATAGATTATACTCCCTGAGATTAAAATGGATAAGGAAACTCATTTCCaataatttaacacaattaaGCATAAGCTACACAACTGAggagaaaagaaaactgaatatataaGATAGGTGTCTTCAGAACTAATAACTAAGAACAGTACAttgacaatataaaataataaatagcaagcACACATTAAAGCAGTAGGAATAAATACATAGCAACAATACCTAAAACGTTCTAGGGGGATTCCACCATCACTATCAGAATCCTGACTTAAGTGACTCCCATAACCTTCAACGGTGTGAGGGGAGTGGGGTAAGGATGGACCTTTCCCTGATTCTGTGTCCTCATCTTTTACTTGGCTTGGATGATCtggatttctgaaatatttcccaCCAATTATTACAGCAATTTGGataattaactttttacaaataaatttcaagatgaaATTTAACAGGAATTGGCAAAATAATacgataaaattttatctcaatacttaaaattttaaaggccaattttatataaagtattaaagGATGcgatattttatggatttttaaccTGAAAACGAAATAAGCTCAACAAtataaaaatctttgtaaatggcAGAAAAGACTTCATGTATTATCTAAATGCGGATAAAATTTGCATGAAAACTGAAATACAGTTTCATGATAATTGCCTTCTTTCTCACAATGCAAAAAGTTTCgtgcataataaatattatctaacattttgattaataaacaatTGGTTTGATGATAAAAACATAGAATATCAAATATCCTCAATACtccattaataattattaacaactttaataaataataaccttatttaataaagcaatactttctacataattaattaaaactacttaaattaaaaatatttatttatgtatgatgCCAAGTTTGCCATGTTTTATCTAAACGATATTGAAACCCCTAATATTTGAGGAAAACTTATAGCAAGCAGATTAACAAAAGTCTAAAAGATATGTGTAACATATGTTTctgatacatttaaattattacatttttataacccAAATGAACCTAttagatcaaaattcaaattatttcaaggaaatatttatataatatagtataatgtAATGTCATATAATATAATGTCTATCATGGCTTCCCCACTATTTGAgtgtaaaatacaattaaattttttttaaaaagcaagggAGAGTTGCATTGTGATAGTATTACAAAGGATTACAGCACTACATATGGGGTATCAGATACAAAAAAACTACAGCAATAAAAAGTCATGGAATTAATTAGTAGCAATTTTCTTTtcacagaagaaaaaaacatgAGCAATAatcatgaattgaaaattttcttcatgatatataaagaaaacatttcactaaaataatgcatataaaataaaaattttcttcaattcaaGAGCTCTAAAGCTGGTAAATATTTATCCTACATCTGTatctttgtaaatataaataaaattcaaagtgaaatagaaaaatctttaacaTGCAGAGATTTTATATCTGATTTAAAAGACTTActtaaatttaggaaaatataaTGCAGCTACTTCTGGATCCAATTCATCAGAATTTAGTTCAGAGAGATAAATGCCTTCACGTTCCGGCATATGTCTCATCTTTTTTGTAGATCGCATGAAGTTCAACACTCCTCCAAGCATAGAACGCTTTTCAGCAtctaatgataaaaattgattttgattgtCTAATAATCATAACTATACCAAAATCAGTTTAACCCTatctagggctgtgggaagtatgctccccacaaaattcatcaatatttgtatgaagttatgtaggttttCATACAttccaacaaatttttcaataagatagaaatttagagggttcagttccttatctcacacaaaatgttgtgtcttgatttgttactttattattaattaataaaattaaatttatctaatacgctaaatgaatcacttttctaatgccaatttcaatcctaaaaatatgttaatataccatgactagaaaaaaatagccttttaaaggattaatattcaaagaatatatgGCTAACAAGAAAATGcctaaattttgtacatttattttgtCAATCACAGAATACTTTATTTACAAGGTAGGCTAAAACCATGcaatttactgtttttattttaattatatatattatatatatatatatatatatatatataatttactatgagataattatttggcaattttatACCTTATTTGACATAATGAGGAACAATTagaacttttaaagaatttaatgatttttgccATTTTGAATTTACAAAACACTGACcaaaatttttatgctaaaaattattatgaatataaaataaataaataatttcttatgtaCCAGTAGAAGCATCATCATCCTTGTTCTCTTCATTTAAATGGGATGATTGATCTTGACCTTGGAGATGAGGATCACTCAAATTTCTAGGAACATTAGGCAGTTGGCCCCAACTCCAACTGGGAGCATTTAAATCTGGACTTCCAGTCtctattttttgattttcatattcagTGTCTGATTTCGGACTAGGTGGTCTGGATCCAATAGGACTAAATACAAAAGACACAAGATGAGATTTTGACCTTGGCAATCATAATCttgctttataaatatatgaatcagattttgaaaatataagtatTCAGACATTAGCAGAAATCCTCTGACATATATATCGGCTCATTCAAATAGTTTTTACTAGAcaataagaaaagttaaaaacCGGAAAGACAACAAtccttccaaaataaaataaaaaagtaatatacatACAGacacatttcattttcatacacaTCACATTTCATTAAGCAATTATATGCAGATATATTGTgtaaaaacattaattcattaCTATATATCAAAGCTTTCTTCCTTCAAATAACTGGCCTCttgaatataatattcattttctgaGAGGATTAGCATTAAGTTTAATGTACATTTGCACTAGCATCTAATTCCAATTATATTCCTGATTACTAGACATTTTTAACCtcaaataaagtagaaaaaaatgaaaaaatatatttcaaaagagtATTAAATATGGagcaaaaaacattacaaaaaaaactgcaaatgaaAAAGATAGCAAAATTAAATGTCCAGaatgttttgtaaattgaaatttttttttatacacaataTGAAATGCTTCCAAGATTTccttcctttcttctttttttttcttctcttcccccccccctaacTTAGAAGTAAAAATAACAACCAAATGCACAACTTTCACAAGCTTATTTACTCATTATTGCTACTTTCTTAGTATTTATTTCATGGTAAAAATGCATTGTTCCCAAAAAATACGTCCAAACTATTCcaacatattaagtaaaaagataaataataaaataacagagaggaattagaaatataataattatatcctgaaatttaatatcagattGCATTGAgcaattcaaaattcattcaatgCAATATTAAGTGTTTTTGCAGaaagtataacaaaaaaaaaattagcatataattcattttagtGACCATTTCATAATACTATTAAACATGGTGTTATATGAAGTAGCTGATTCAAAGTAATCTGAAGATATCAGATCAAAACTGctggattaaaagaaaaatcgataAAGGCAGGTTCATTAAAAAACTAATGTCAATAGTATAATATAcatcaaattatatcataaaacgaatttcaaaataaaagatgctTGTTTATATCATGCTAATGCCACTGATACCCACATGTTGCCATTTTCCCACCCCACCCCCTTTATGAGGTTCATTTACTTAGAATCTGCAGCTGTAAATTTCATGACTGGCAGTTATAAATACACCTAATTGAAATACTTAAATTGTAAATcttctattattttctaaaattaccaCAGAAAtcgtaattaataatttaaatgcacaATGAAGAATACAGTTACCTAGATTGTGGAGTTACATCCCCGTCACTAAAAGGATGAAATTCACCAGTGAAGGTGGTAGACATTTTTCTACGAGTCCATTCATGATCAAAAAGATCTTCAATTTTTGATTGAACGGGAAGACTTACAGAACGGCTCAGACCACCTGCAGATCCAAAACCTTCATCATCACCTTCCACATAATCATCATCCATCTGAAAAATTTCTTCTGGTTTATCAATCTCAGAATCCTTTGTAACCACATCAGTTGCATGGTTCAGTCCATTGTTTTTAGTTACACTCATGTCTTTATTTTTGCTTCGCTTCTTTGTAGGAGCTCTTTTCCTCCGTCTACGCTTTGTCTTGTATTCATCACTAGAATCTGTATTCACACTGTTTGCAATGTCTTCAGAAACAACGCTTTCCTCTGTGACTTTCAAAATCTTTTGGTGAGATTTATGTGTCTCAGAAATTTGAGTTGTAGTTTTCTTAGAAACAACACTATCACTAGGGACAATATCACAGTCTTTTTGTTTACTAGAAAGACTAGAAGATGTAATTAGCACCTTGTCTTTTTCAGAAACAATATGAATACTTTTGGTAGATTCAATAATTGGAGATAACATCTTATTTTCATTGCTAGTTTCATCCTTTAAAgatagtttcattttttgaatttctgctTCTATGTCAGGAACATCAGGTAAGGGAGATGTCGCCAAGTAGGACGGTATCTAAAAGAAAagatatatgttaaaataatttttattctcaaaatcatattcatgaaatgaaaatcaataaataataatgaaagtttaTGTAATTTAATACCAACAATTACTACCACTAATGATTTTAATGTTAACAATTATGgagaagaatattaattaaaaatccttcTATTCAAGTATTTCTAAAGGTAAATaaacttcatattattttaaatgttaataactaTCATCAATaacatgttttcaaaattaatttttaaccaaataatctaataaaaatcatttaaaaggctccttttaatgtaaacattggttatattttttattgaataaaagattAGTTTTTACTTAAACTAGGAAttcccaaatttttaaataaggtaatctactttttaaaaattaaatttataataactgaTTTTATCCTCAGTATATTCAATATTTCCAGAGATGAACAGAAcatatttcttgcaaaaaaagttttataagccAAAATGGAAGCCTTTATGAAGAAAAATCCATTcattattatgcataattttaccaaaaaaaaaaaaaataataataataaagttggGGTGTGAtgaaaatttcaagttctttttagattttttgcAAACTGTGGAAAGACACATATACAGTCAAAATCTTGTCACAATCACAATTTTGGAATCTGCAgcttaaactaaattaattaaatgatacacCAGCAAAAGACTTTCTTACTCACCATTTATTTGCagcaaaatttattccaaattcaaTGAATATGCAGAAACATATTATAGCTATTTAATTCCTcattattgatttaattcttcattattaaataaaaataaaaaaattaagagttttgttaaaaaaattctcaatttatattttatataatatagcaCATACCTCATTATTAGTATCAACCCCTTCCACAAAGAACGCCTCACCCGATTCACCCAGCTTCATATGAATATCAACTGGCACTCCATTTACTTCAATATCAacctaaaaaaaataacctttataGTAAATGACACAGAAATTGGTCTTTTTAAGATATTACAAACATTAATTGATGACAGTCTAAAGAACATTTTacatattacaatttataaataatcaacagAACATGAAATCACAGTTAATGGATTACTCATAATAAATAagtcattgatttttattaatacagaattttaaattatgcttataaAAACCTGACTCAATATATCATTCTCCTTACACTAAATATCTTTTTTAGGACCCTCAACAATGTAGGAAATACACTGAGAATAACAcacatcaagaaaaaaaaaaatggtactacATACCACTTTTTCTTTGCTCCGGAGCACTCCGATTTTTCCAAATCGGACATGGAATGGAGAGCAAACATAGCTTCCATCTGGCTGCTTTACCACTATCACATCAATTGCTCCAGTCAAAGTGGCCGAATTAATATCATtgtaaaagtctttaaaattattaataaacttgcCGATGTAGAGCATCTTGACTGATTCAACCTAAGCTGTCATGCACCTGAAAAAGAAATATCCATTAAGCATCTAGGATATTCAAATCATCAAAAAGTTCAACCAGATGTcaatgaaaactgtaaaaattacatttgtttacgcgcttttacaatgaaattaaacGCTGAATATTTAGAACAATCGATAAAAGATATCCAACGAAAGAATTGCCAAGCAGTTGATTCTCTTCATCAGCTAAAATGGATATGAAGTCTGGAAAACTTTGCTCACACCCACTTCagtaaaaattatcttgaaagcATGCGCTATGCATGCTGTTTATCACAAATCCTTTCatcgataaaaataattgcatcagAGTTGCAAAAAGAAagtcggggaaaaaaaaaaacgccacgAGAAAAATACTGATTGATAAGAATTAACCAGAATGTGATTTCTTATAAATAGCgaaattgatagaaaaaattatcatctaaaacgtattaatgaaatatgatataaaaatagctCGGGCTTTCATTAATAACTTGATAATAAGCAAGACAGGATTTTTGAAGCTATTCCGAAAAAGGAATAATCCCAGGGAATGATCttagtttaattatatctaaaatagcT
Above is a genomic segment from Argiope bruennichi chromosome 1, qqArgBrue1.1, whole genome shotgun sequence containing:
- the LOC129968914 gene encoding phosphatidate phosphatase LPIN1-like isoform X3, whose product is MLYIGKFINNFKDFYNDINSATLTGAIDVIVVKQPDGSYVCSPFHVRFGKIGVLRSKEKVVDIEVNGVPVDIHMKLGESGEAFFVEGVDTNNEIPSYLATSPLPDVPDIEAEIQKMKLSLKDETSNENKMLSPIIESTKSIHIVSEKDKVLITSSSLSSKQKDCDIVPSDSVVSKKTTTQISETHKSHQKILKVTEESVVSEDIANSVNTDSSDEYKTKRRRRKRAPTKKRSKNKDMSVTKNNGLNHATDVVTKDSEIDKPEEIFQMDDDYVEGDDEGFGSAGGLSRSVSLPVQSKIEDLFDHEWTRRKMSTTFTGEFHPFSDGDVTPQSSPIGSRPPSPKSDTEYENQKIETGSPDLNAPSWSWGQLPNVPRNLSDPHLQGQDQSSHLNEENKDDDASTDAEKRSMLGGVLNFMRSTKKMRHMPEREGIYLSELNSDELDPEVAALYFPKFKNPDHPSQVKDEDTESGKGPSLPHSPHTVEGYGSHLSQDSDSDGGIPLERFSKEDCEKHSYPYSDIAMSLCGGLQDPEVDLPAERFLHSIITFDEFSENPAAVLNDPNLVIRIDGKYYNWQTAASMLTSIIMFQRPLPDRTTTKLVHEHMPKKKKKSYSSWWSWGRTETETKGQIENPQAGIENSTITAVSAITERTETRFEESIEQVHKIDDSEKRETVVVSIEETVKETMTTVTQAVSEACDKDQLLLEEGDELEEVVVESETSADDQIELIQTPPRSESTPMSSSPIDITHPVKTHVDTSSLSPPETVAQSQLSAKSTSEPEGTDKPQKEKYIKSLRLTSKQIENLNLKDGPNEFVFSVTTAYQGTTKCTCQVFLWNYDDKIVISDIDGTITKSDVLGHILPMVGHSWAQLGVANLFTKIYNNGYKFLYLSARAIGQARITRDYLRKVRQGEICLPDGPLLLSPTSLISALHREVIERKPEEFKISCLKDIQTLFPPYMGNPFYAGFGNKINDQWAYRAVGIPLTRSFTINHRGELKLELIQTFQSS